In the genome of Pseudomonas putida, one region contains:
- a CDS encoding DUF3833 domain-containing protein, with translation MYRALLLIACLALVSCGNVGVERYAAEQPSLDLAAFFSRPVKAWGMFQKRSGEVVKRFEVRIDSRRDGERLILDEHFLYSDGTRQQRTWTLMPDGPGRWRGTAGDVIGQARGEVAGNALRWRYQLDLPVDGRRWQVDLDDWMYLIDDDTLINRSSMSKLGVEIGQITLFFRRLPEGTP, from the coding sequence ATGTACAGAGCACTATTGCTGATAGCCTGCCTGGCGCTGGTTAGTTGTGGCAACGTCGGCGTCGAACGGTATGCCGCTGAACAACCCTCTCTCGATCTGGCGGCCTTCTTCTCGCGTCCGGTAAAGGCCTGGGGGATGTTTCAGAAGCGTTCAGGCGAGGTGGTCAAGCGTTTCGAAGTGCGTATCGATAGCCGACGCGACGGCGAGCGGCTGATCCTGGACGAGCACTTTCTCTACAGCGATGGCACGCGTCAACAGCGTACCTGGACGTTGATGCCGGACGGCCCTGGCCGCTGGCGCGGAACAGCCGGGGATGTGATCGGCCAAGCCCGTGGCGAAGTGGCGGGCAATGCGCTGAGATGGCGTTACCAACTCGATTTGCCCGTCGATGGAAGGCGCTGGCAGGTTGACCTGGACGACTGGATGTACCTGATAGACGACGACACCCTTATCAACCGCTCGAGCATGAGCAAACTGGGCGTGGAGATCGGCCAGATCACGCTGTTCTTCCGCCGTCTGCCGGAGGGCACACCATGA
- a CDS encoding DUF6482 family protein — protein sequence MNLNTLAQRVLAGNVHALELLSLEGGFYVLRAMSDTGPITLSDASGQALRLRSTTELRELLANLPPVPCTMVQQVVHDEMCGQSDGPAAPLRMPLTLASQW from the coding sequence ATGAACCTGAACACACTCGCCCAGCGGGTATTGGCCGGTAATGTCCACGCTCTTGAACTGCTGTCACTCGAAGGAGGGTTTTATGTCCTGCGTGCGATGTCCGACACCGGTCCCATCACGCTGAGCGATGCGAGCGGACAGGCCCTTCGATTGCGCTCGACCACTGAACTGCGCGAGCTTCTGGCCAATTTGCCACCGGTGCCGTGCACGATGGTGCAACAGGTGGTGCATGATGAAATGTGCGGACAAAGCGACGGCCCCGCCGCGCCGTTGCGGATGCCACTGACCTTGGCCAGCCAGTGGTAG